The following are from one region of the Anomaloglossus baeobatrachus isolate aAnoBae1 chromosome 1, aAnoBae1.hap1, whole genome shotgun sequence genome:
- the LOC142299874 gene encoding uncharacterized protein LOC142299874, producing MDFYGILTLLSVFCTVSPFLAMDFHVREETWRSQLNDFFRHDGGADARSGEVSLREEVAKYKGLIHKRTKIWWNRAFLERYLQQGLIPRGLRVQVFPSFDIDDNTFKDKWEDFANNCSKGFIQLLCDLNSSQLRAIETETVDLQNRIVAGLSTEAFKTFEMDIESDMSRWEKEVKDSKIKKFHRDELDLQSNRVYKWRMSTDRSRPFRRFNQNRSRSRSTSIRSFTSGEESSTEAYDPSTSGNRMPIPQRRYKKKQADTPRPPTDPPMTRQQHKNALQP from the exons ATGGATTTTTATGGTATTCTAACTTTGCTTTCTGTGTTTTGCACAGTGTCTCCATTTTTGGCTATGGATTTCCATGTGCGAGAAGAGACGTGGCGGTCTCAGCTCAATGATTTTTTCAGACATGACGGTGGTGCAGATGCCAGGTCCGGTGAGGTGAGCCTGCGGGAAGAAGTGGCTAAATATAAGGGGCTCATTCACAAACGCACCAAAATATGGTGGAACCGCGCCTTTTTGGAACGGTATCTACAACAAGGACTTATACCACGAGGACTCAGGGTCCAGGTGTTCCCATCATTTGACATAGATGATAATACCTTCAAAGACAAATGGGAAGATTTCGCCAACAACTGTTCAAAGGGTTTTATTCAATTGTTATGTGATCTTAACAGCTCACAACTCCGGGCTATTGAGACTGAGACAGTTGATTTACAAAACAGGATCGTTGCGGGACTCAGTACGGAGGCCTTTAAAACTTTTGAGATGGATATTGAGAGTGATATGTCTAGGTGGGAGAAAGAGGTCAAGGACAGTAAAATTAAGAAATTCCATCGGGATGAACTTGACCTGCAATCCAACAGGGTCTATAAATGGAGGATGTCAACCGACCGTTCTAGACCGTTTAGACGATTTAATCAGAACCGATCACGCTCTAGATCTACTTCAATACGGTCGTTTACCTCAGGTGAGGAATCCTCCACAGAGGCATATGATCCCTCCACATCCGGGAATAGGATGCCTATACCCCAAAGGAGATATAAGAAGAAACAGGCGGATACGCCTAGACCTCCAACGGATCCCCCCATGACTAGACAACAACATAAAAATGCTctacag CCTTAA